The Lysobacter sp. HDW10 genome window below encodes:
- the acnB gene encoding bifunctional aconitate hydratase 2/2-methylisocitrate dehydratase has protein sequence MLSTYRQHVAERAALGIPPLPLSAQQTADLIELIKHPPAGEGEVLVDLITNRVPAGVDDAAMVKASYLAAVAHGSESTPLISRKRATELLGTMLGGYNIQPLIELLDDAEVGETAAEALKHTLLMFDAFHDVQSKAEAGNANAKSVLQSWADAEWFTSKPEVPESLTVTVFKVPGETNTDDLSPAPDATTRPDIPMHGLAMLKNKRDDAPFVPEEDGKRGPIDLIQSLKEKGHLVAYVGDVVGTGSSRKSATNSVLWWTGEDIPFIPNKRFGGVCLGAKIAPIFYNTMEDAGALPIELDVSQMNLGDVIELRPYEGKALKDGAVIAEFQVKSEVLFDEVRAGGRIPLIIGRGLTAKAREALGLPASDLFRLPQVQADSGKGFTLAQKMVGRACGLPDGQGVRPGTYCEPRMTSVGSQDTTGPMTRDELKDLACLGFSADLVMQSFCHTAAYPKPVDVKTHHTLPDFISNRGGISLRPGDGIIHSWLNRMLLPDTVGTGGDSHTRFPVGISFPAGSGLVAFAAATGVMPLDMPESVLVRFKGTMQPGVTLRDLVHAIPLYAIKQGLLTVAKQGKKNIFSGRILEIEGLPTLKIEQAFELADASAERSAAACTVKLDQAPIIEYLNSNITLLKWMIAEGYSDARSLQRRIDKMQQWVDNPQLLQADSDAEYAATIEINLDEIVEPIVCCPNDPDDAKTLSDVAGASIDEVFIGSCMTNIGHFRAAAKLLEGKRDIPTRLWVAPPTKMDAQQLSEEGHYGTFGAAGARMEMPGCSLCMGNQAQVREGATVMSTSTRNFPNRLGKNSNVYLGSAELAAICSRLGRIPTRAEYLADIGVVNESGDTIYRYMNFDQMPEYQEVAASV, from the coding sequence ATGCTTAGCACTTATCGCCAACATGTTGCCGAACGCGCCGCGCTCGGTATTCCGCCGCTGCCATTGAGCGCGCAGCAAACTGCTGACTTGATCGAATTGATTAAGCATCCGCCGGCAGGCGAGGGTGAAGTGCTGGTTGACTTGATTACAAACCGCGTCCCCGCAGGCGTCGATGATGCCGCAATGGTCAAGGCCTCCTACCTTGCCGCCGTTGCACATGGCAGCGAGTCCACGCCGCTGATTTCTCGCAAGCGTGCCACTGAGCTGCTCGGCACCATGCTGGGTGGCTACAACATCCAGCCGCTCATCGAATTGTTGGATGACGCAGAAGTGGGTGAAACCGCGGCAGAGGCACTGAAACACACCTTGCTGATGTTTGATGCATTCCATGACGTGCAGAGCAAAGCAGAGGCCGGCAATGCCAATGCGAAGTCTGTGCTGCAAAGCTGGGCGGACGCCGAATGGTTCACCAGCAAGCCGGAAGTCCCCGAATCACTCACCGTGACAGTGTTCAAAGTCCCCGGTGAAACCAATACCGATGACCTCTCACCGGCACCGGATGCGACGACCCGTCCTGACATCCCGATGCACGGCTTGGCAATGCTCAAGAACAAGCGCGACGACGCGCCGTTTGTGCCGGAAGAAGACGGTAAACGCGGCCCGATCGACCTCATTCAAAGCCTGAAAGAAAAGGGTCACTTGGTCGCCTACGTCGGCGACGTCGTGGGCACCGGCTCTTCGCGTAAATCCGCCACGAACTCCGTGTTGTGGTGGACCGGCGAAGACATTCCGTTTATTCCGAACAAGCGCTTTGGTGGCGTGTGTCTGGGCGCCAAAATTGCCCCCATCTTCTACAACACGATGGAAGACGCGGGCGCATTGCCAATTGAATTGGACGTCTCACAAATGAACTTGGGCGACGTGATCGAATTGCGTCCCTATGAAGGCAAAGCCCTTAAAGACGGTGCCGTCATTGCCGAATTCCAAGTCAAGAGCGAAGTGTTGTTTGACGAAGTGCGCGCCGGTGGCCGTATTCCGTTGATCATTGGCCGCGGCCTCACTGCAAAAGCACGCGAAGCATTGGGCCTGCCGGCGTCTGACTTGTTCCGTTTGCCGCAAGTCCAAGCAGACTCAGGTAAAGGCTTCACCCTCGCGCAAAAAATGGTTGGCCGCGCATGTGGACTGCCGGATGGGCAGGGTGTGCGTCCAGGTACCTATTGCGAACCGCGTATGACCTCGGTGGGCTCGCAAGATACGACCGGCCCGATGACGCGTGATGAACTGAAAGATCTGGCATGTCTCGGATTCTCGGCGGATCTGGTGATGCAGTCCTTCTGTCACACCGCGGCTTACCCGAAACCGGTCGACGTTAAAACGCACCACACATTGCCTGACTTCATCAGCAACCGCGGTGGCATCTCCTTGCGTCCCGGCGACGGCATCATTCACAGCTGGCTCAATCGCATGTTGCTGCCAGACACCGTTGGCACAGGTGGCGACTCTCATACCCGTTTCCCGGTCGGCATTTCATTCCCCGCAGGTTCGGGTCTGGTGGCCTTTGCCGCCGCCACAGGTGTGATGCCGCTCGACATGCCGGAATCGGTTCTGGTGCGCTTCAAGGGCACGATGCAACCGGGTGTCACCTTGCGTGATCTCGTGCATGCAATCCCCTTGTACGCCATCAAGCAGGGCTTGTTGACTGTCGCGAAGCAAGGCAAGAAGAATATTTTCTCGGGCAGAATTCTCGAAATTGAAGGTCTCCCGACCTTGAAGATCGAACAGGCGTTCGAACTCGCCGATGCATCCGCAGAACGTTCCGCAGCGGCCTGCACGGTCAAACTCGACCAAGCGCCGATCATCGAATACCTCAACAGCAATATCACCTTGCTGAAGTGGATGATTGCAGAAGGCTATTCGGACGCGCGTTCCTTGCAACGTCGTATCGACAAGATGCAGCAGTGGGTGGATAACCCGCAGTTGCTCCAGGCCGACTCAGACGCGGAATACGCCGCAACGATTGAAATCAACTTGGATGAGATCGTAGAACCGATCGTGTGCTGTCCGAACGATCCGGACGATGCGAAGACCTTGTCAGATGTGGCAGGCGCTTCCATCGATGAGGTGTTCATCGGTTCGTGCATGACCAATATCGGTCACTTCCGTGCCGCTGCGAAGTTGTTGGAAGGCAAGCGCGATATTCCAACGCGTTTGTGGGTGGCACCGCCGACGAAGATGGACGCGCAACAACTCTCCGAAGAAGGTCACTACGGCACCTTTGGCGCCGCTGGTGCACGCATGGAAATGCCGGGCTGTTCTTTGTGCATGGGTAACCAAGCACAAGTCCGCGAAGGCGCGACTGTGATGTCGACCAGCACGCGCAACTTCCCGAATCGTCTTGGCAAGAACAGCAATGTCTACTTGGGTTCGGCAGAGTTGGCCGCTATCTGCTCACGTCTCGGTCGTATCCCGACGCGTGCTGAATACCTCGCCGACATCGGCGTCGTGAATGAAAGCGGCGATACGATCTACCGCTACATGAACTTCGACCAGATGCCTGAGTATCAAGAAGTCGCAGCCAGCGTATAA
- a CDS encoding AMP-binding protein, with product MSIDRPWLQNYPAHVPHTIDPDKYSSINDMVKGSIAKFGDHEAFECMGKSITYDAFDKAADHFASYLQNTLGLKKGDRVAVMMPNCLQQPIATFGILRAGLTVVNVNPLYTARELEHQMKDSGAVAIVVVDNFGSVVSEVLANTALKHVVTTGLGDLLGAKGLIVNFVVKHIKKMVPSYHIAGAVRFKDALAKGAQQPLKPVEVVNTDLAFLQYTGGTTGVAKGAMLTHRNLISNMLQASAWVAPYATVGKELIITALPLYHIFALTANGLVFFELGSKNVLITNPRDMPGFVKELKKHKFTAITGVNTLFNGLLNAKDFDTVDFSHLHLTLGGGMAVQRSVAERWKKVTGCTLAEAYGLTETSPAVCINPLDLKEYNGSIGLPVPSTDICIQDDDGNILPNDGAATGELCVKGPQVMAGYWQRPDETANVMDAAGWLHTGDVARIESNGYAYIVDRKKDMILVSGFNVYPNEIEDVLSAMPGIAEVAAVGAPDEHSGETVKVVIVKKDPSLTAEDVKAFAKENLTGYKRPHIVEFRDELPKTNVGKILRRELR from the coding sequence ATGAGCATTGATCGTCCTTGGTTGCAGAACTATCCGGCGCATGTGCCGCATACCATCGATCCGGACAAATACAGCTCAATCAATGACATGGTCAAAGGTTCGATCGCAAAGTTCGGCGATCACGAAGCCTTTGAATGTATGGGCAAGAGCATCACCTATGATGCCTTCGACAAAGCGGCTGATCATTTCGCTTCGTACTTGCAGAACACATTGGGCTTGAAGAAAGGCGATCGTGTTGCGGTGATGATGCCGAACTGCTTGCAGCAGCCGATTGCAACGTTCGGGATCCTGCGCGCAGGTCTAACCGTGGTAAACGTCAACCCGCTCTACACGGCGCGCGAACTCGAACACCAGATGAAAGACTCAGGTGCCGTCGCCATCGTCGTTGTCGACAATTTTGGTTCGGTTGTGTCAGAGGTCTTGGCAAACACCGCTTTGAAGCATGTCGTCACAACCGGTCTGGGTGACCTGCTCGGCGCAAAGGGTTTGATCGTCAACTTTGTGGTGAAGCACATCAAGAAGATGGTGCCGAGCTATCACATCGCTGGTGCGGTCCGTTTCAAAGATGCACTGGCAAAAGGCGCGCAACAGCCTTTGAAGCCGGTAGAAGTCGTCAATACGGATCTCGCGTTCTTGCAATACACCGGCGGTACGACGGGTGTGGCCAAAGGCGCCATGCTGACGCATCGCAACTTGATCTCGAACATGCTGCAAGCCAGTGCATGGGTTGCACCTTATGCCACCGTCGGCAAAGAATTGATCATCACTGCCCTGCCGCTGTATCACATCTTTGCATTGACAGCGAATGGCTTGGTGTTCTTCGAGCTCGGTTCAAAGAACGTCTTGATCACCAATCCGCGTGACATGCCGGGCTTCGTCAAAGAGCTGAAGAAGCACAAATTCACAGCCATTACCGGCGTGAACACCTTGTTCAATGGTTTGCTCAATGCGAAAGATTTCGACACTGTCGATTTTTCACATCTGCATTTGACCTTGGGTGGCGGCATGGCGGTTCAGCGCAGCGTCGCAGAACGCTGGAAGAAGGTCACCGGCTGCACCTTGGCAGAAGCCTATGGTCTGACTGAGACCTCGCCCGCCGTGTGTATCAATCCGTTGGACTTGAAGGAATACAACGGCTCAATCGGTTTGCCTGTGCCCTCGACGGATATTTGTATCCAGGATGACGACGGCAACATTCTGCCGAATGACGGCGCCGCCACTGGCGAGTTGTGTGTGAAAGGTCCGCAAGTGATGGCGGGTTATTGGCAACGCCCTGATGAAACCGCCAACGTCATGGACGCCGCTGGGTGGCTGCATACGGGTGACGTCGCCAGAATCGAATCCAACGGATATGCGTATATCGTTGATCGCAAGAAAGACATGATTCTCGTGTCTGGTTTCAACGTTTACCCGAATGAAATCGAAGACGTGCTTTCAGCGATGCCGGGCATTGCAGAAGTCGCAGCAGTGGGTGCGCCTGACGAGCATTCCGGTGAAACCGTGAAGGTTGTGATCGTCAAGAAGGATCCGTCGCTCACTGCCGAAGATGTCAAAGCCTTCGCGAAAGAGAATCTCACCGGCTATAAGCGTCCGCATATCGTTGAGTTCCGCGATGAGCTGCCGAAAACGAACGTGGGCAAGATCTTGCGCCGAGAACTTCGTTAA
- the acnA gene encoding aconitate hydratase AcnA — translation MDSFKTQTRLEVGGKHYAYHSLPKLGEQFDIAHLPYAMKILLENLLRHEDGGVTVGPEHIAAVAQWVPSKVPDTEIAFMPARVVLQDFTGVPCVVDLAAMRDAVTALGGKPEQINPQIPSELVIDHSVQVDVYGRADALDLNAKIEFERNLERYSFLRWGQKAFTDFKVVPPATGIVHQVNLEHLARVVMAREIDGELHAFPDTVFGTDSHTTMINGIGVLGWGVGGIEAEAAMLGQPSSMLIPQVVGFKLTGKLPEGATATDLVLTVTQMLRAHGVVGKFVEFYGDGLQHLPLADRATIANMAPEYGATCGIFPIDAEALSYMRLSGRDEAHIALVETYAKAQGLWHDVNSPHAEYSSTLTLDMATVLPSLAGPKRPQDRVLLSELKHNYNACVGPLTEHRNVTNSAMKRMAAEGGDQPQAHELAAKPVSRIKLSDGVHELKDGSVVIAAITSCTNTSNPAVMLGAGLLARNAAAKGLKAAPWVKTSLGPGSLVVTDYLRKAGVLDDLEQLGFYVVGYGCTTCIGNSGPLPQAVSAGIAEHDLVVASVLSGNRNFEGRVHPEVKMNYLASPPLVVAFAIAGTVDIDLSTEPLGKGSDGKDVYLRDIWPSNKEIGDMIAATVGPEMFKQNYADVFKGDSRWNTVNTPEGQIFAWDDRSTYIKNPPYFDGMTMEVGTIDDLAGARVMGIFGDSITTDHISPAGNIKKESPAGRFLIERGVQPADFNSYGSRRGNDDVMVRGTFANIRIKNLMLNGEEGGSTIYFSPDGKSTEHLAIYDAAMKYKADKVPLVVFAGKEYGTGSSRDWAAKGTNLLGIKAVIAESFERIHRSNLVGMGVLPLQFAHGENAQSLGLDGSERIDITGLRNGESKTATVTATSADGKQRSFDVSVLLLTPKEVEYFKNGGLLQYVLRQLASKVH, via the coding sequence ATGGACAGCTTCAAGACGCAAACCCGACTCGAAGTAGGCGGCAAACACTACGCCTATCACAGCCTGCCGAAACTCGGCGAGCAATTCGATATCGCACACCTTCCCTACGCGATGAAAATCCTGCTGGAGAATCTGCTGCGTCACGAAGACGGTGGTGTGACCGTGGGCCCCGAACACATTGCTGCGGTTGCGCAATGGGTGCCTTCAAAAGTCCCGGATACAGAAATCGCCTTCATGCCCGCGCGTGTCGTGCTGCAGGATTTCACGGGTGTGCCGTGTGTTGTGGATTTGGCGGCGATGCGCGATGCCGTGACGGCGCTCGGCGGCAAGCCTGAGCAGATCAACCCACAAATTCCGTCGGAGCTCGTGATTGACCACTCCGTACAAGTTGACGTCTATGGCCGTGCCGACGCGCTCGACCTCAATGCCAAAATTGAATTCGAACGAAATCTTGAGCGCTACAGCTTCTTACGTTGGGGTCAAAAAGCGTTCACTGACTTCAAGGTGGTGCCTCCCGCCACCGGCATCGTTCACCAAGTCAATCTTGAACATTTGGCGCGCGTGGTCATGGCGCGAGAAATCGACGGCGAACTGCATGCATTTCCGGATACCGTGTTTGGTACAGATAGCCACACGACGATGATCAACGGCATTGGCGTGTTGGGCTGGGGCGTCGGCGGTATTGAGGCAGAAGCTGCCATGCTCGGCCAACCTTCGTCGATGTTGATTCCTCAAGTCGTAGGTTTCAAATTGACCGGCAAACTGCCTGAAGGCGCAACCGCCACAGACTTGGTGCTGACAGTCACGCAAATGTTGCGTGCGCATGGCGTCGTTGGAAAGTTCGTAGAGTTTTACGGCGATGGCTTGCAGCATTTGCCGCTTGCAGACCGTGCAACGATCGCCAACATGGCGCCCGAATATGGGGCCACCTGCGGCATTTTCCCGATCGATGCGGAAGCGCTCAGCTATATGCGTTTGTCGGGTCGGGATGAGGCGCATATTGCATTGGTTGAGACCTATGCCAAGGCACAAGGCCTCTGGCACGACGTCAATTCGCCGCACGCAGAATACAGCAGCACCTTGACACTCGACATGGCCACTGTGCTGCCTTCGCTAGCTGGCCCGAAGCGTCCGCAGGATCGCGTGTTGTTGAGCGAGCTGAAGCACAACTACAACGCGTGTGTGGGCCCGCTGACGGAACACCGCAACGTCACCAATTCGGCCATGAAGCGCATGGCCGCGGAAGGCGGCGATCAACCGCAGGCGCACGAACTCGCCGCAAAACCTGTGTCGCGTATCAAGTTGTCGGATGGCGTGCATGAGCTCAAAGATGGTTCTGTCGTGATCGCGGCCATTACCTCTTGTACGAATACTTCCAATCCGGCGGTGATGTTGGGTGCCGGTTTGTTGGCGCGCAATGCAGCGGCGAAAGGATTGAAAGCCGCACCATGGGTAAAGACTTCACTTGGCCCGGGTTCATTGGTGGTGACGGACTACTTGCGCAAAGCAGGTGTGTTGGATGATCTCGAACAGCTGGGTTTCTATGTAGTGGGTTACGGCTGCACGACCTGTATCGGTAACTCGGGCCCACTACCGCAAGCCGTGAGCGCTGGCATCGCGGAGCACGATTTGGTCGTGGCGTCGGTGTTGTCCGGCAATCGCAACTTTGAAGGGCGTGTGCATCCCGAAGTCAAGATGAATTACTTGGCGTCCCCGCCGTTGGTGGTTGCGTTCGCCATCGCCGGCACCGTCGATATCGATCTCAGCACTGAGCCACTCGGCAAAGGCAGTGACGGTAAAGACGTGTATTTGCGTGACATTTGGCCAAGCAATAAAGAGATTGGCGACATGATCGCAGCCACGGTCGGCCCGGAAATGTTCAAACAAAACTACGCGGATGTCTTCAAAGGTGATTCGCGCTGGAACACAGTGAACACGCCGGAAGGTCAGATTTTCGCTTGGGATGATCGTTCGACCTATATCAAGAACCCGCCCTACTTCGATGGCATGACCATGGAGGTCGGCACGATTGACGATTTGGCCGGTGCGCGGGTGATGGGCATCTTTGGTGACTCAATCACCACGGATCACATTTCACCGGCAGGCAATATCAAGAAGGAGTCACCCGCAGGTCGCTTCTTGATCGAACGCGGTGTGCAACCCGCGGACTTCAATAGCTATGGTTCGCGCCGCGGCAATGACGACGTGATGGTGCGTGGCACATTCGCCAATATCCGCATCAAGAACTTGATGTTGAATGGCGAAGAAGGCGGTAGCACCATTTACTTCAGCCCTGACGGCAAGTCGACGGAACACCTTGCTATCTATGACGCAGCCATGAAGTACAAGGCAGACAAGGTGCCGTTGGTGGTCTTTGCGGGCAAGGAATACGGCACGGGTTCTTCGCGCGACTGGGCGGCGAAAGGCACCAACCTGCTAGGTATCAAGGCTGTGATTGCAGAGAGCTTTGAACGTATCCACCGCTCCAACTTGGTGGGCATGGGTGTCTTGCCACTTCAATTTGCCCACGGTGAGAACGCACAAAGCCTGGGATTGGACGGCAGTGAACGGATCGATATCACGGGTCTCCGCAATGGCGAGTCAAAAACCGCAACGGTCACTGCGACTTCAGCAGATGGCAAGCAACGGTCTTTCGACGTCTCGGTATTGCTGTTGACGCCGAAGGAAGTCGAATACTTCAAGAACGGTGGCTTGCTTCAGTACGTTTTGCGTCAACTCGCATCGAAAGTGCACTGA
- a CDS encoding NUDIX hydrolase, whose translation MTYREGRFWQPDVTVATIVVRDGTFLMVEEMASGRCVINQPAGHLEPDESLCEAALRETREETGWDVRLTGFVGAYQWKAEETGRHYLRFAFMAEPLALDETRTLDTGIVQARWMSLAELHADAARHRSPLVQKVIDDAMAGRVSPLDMLVHVS comes from the coding sequence ATGACTTATCGCGAAGGTCGTTTCTGGCAGCCCGATGTCACCGTGGCAACCATCGTCGTGCGCGACGGCACCTTCTTAATGGTGGAAGAAATGGCTTCGGGACGGTGTGTGATCAACCAACCGGCGGGACACTTGGAGCCTGACGAAAGCTTGTGTGAAGCCGCCTTGCGTGAGACGCGCGAAGAAACCGGTTGGGATGTTCGCTTGACGGGCTTTGTCGGCGCCTATCAATGGAAGGCAGAAGAAACCGGCCGCCATTACCTGCGATTTGCGTTCATGGCCGAACCGCTCGCGCTGGATGAAACGCGCACCTTGGATACCGGCATCGTGCAGGCACGCTGGATGTCATTGGCAGAATTGCATGCCGACGCAGCGCGGCACAGGAGTCCGTTGGTTCAAAAGGTCATTGACGATGCCATGGCTGGCCGAGTCTCGCCGCTCGATATGTTGGTGCATGTGTCGTGA
- the hflD gene encoding high frequency lysogenization protein HflD: MSMESRVLALGGLAQAVQIVRKIADTGHSDHAAVRALMGSVFAIDAPNVEAVYGNRHEIRQGLQRLQKQLSEGNTDPNFTRLAMSVMALERTFSRDHEVMEQVHKAILAVPRPDAQDGNASPEVIKAFAQIYATHISPLKPRVMVQGNPHYLAQDHVVDEIRAILLAALRAAVLWRQLGGSTLDFLFKRGAMSAVLAEKL, translated from the coding sequence ATGAGTATGGAATCACGCGTCTTGGCCTTGGGTGGCCTCGCGCAAGCGGTGCAAATCGTTCGCAAGATTGCAGACACCGGTCATTCCGACCATGCAGCTGTTCGCGCTTTGATGGGCAGCGTATTCGCGATTGACGCGCCCAACGTTGAAGCGGTTTATGGCAATCGCCATGAGATTCGCCAGGGTTTGCAGCGCCTGCAGAAGCAGTTGAGCGAAGGAAATACGGATCCGAACTTCACCCGACTGGCCATGTCTGTCATGGCGTTGGAGCGTACCTTCTCTCGCGATCATGAGGTGATGGAACAGGTCCATAAGGCGATTCTGGCGGTACCGCGACCAGACGCGCAGGACGGCAATGCATCGCCGGAAGTCATCAAAGCCTTTGCGCAGATTTATGCGACGCATATCAGTCCCTTGAAGCCGCGTGTCATGGTGCAAGGCAATCCGCACTACTTGGCGCAAGATCATGTGGTGGACGAAATTCGCGCCATTTTGTTGGCTGCTTTGCGCGCTGCGGTGCTGTGGCGCCAACTAGGCGGTTCAACCTTGGACTTCTTGTTTAAGCGCGGCGCGATGTCTGCCGTTCTCGCCGAGAAGTTATAA
- the mnmA gene encoding tRNA 2-thiouridine(34) synthase MnmA: MSQAEVIVGVSGGVDSSVAALLLQQQGLRVAGLFMQNWADDGSGFCRAEDDRKDAVAVCGKLGIPIHFRDFSNEYMEGVFKHFLDEYAAGRTPNPDVLCNREVKFKHFLDAAMALGATQIATGHYARVVREDGRAKLARAVDTSKDQSYFLHQLGEAQLDVTRFPLGEIEKTRVREMARAAALPTAAKKDSTGICFIGERDFRAFLSNYLPMQDGEIKDPAGVTLGTHHGVYFHTLGQRGGLQLGGVRGREQAPWYVVAKDVSRNVLVVDQGHDSEWMMSQRVETEAMHWISGTAPARSLECLAQTRYRQAAQHCRIDVNDDGTVTAHFAEPQRAVTPGQSLVLYDGDLCLGGAVIAQIDAPIPPALGH; this comes from the coding sequence GTGAGCCAAGCTGAGGTGATCGTCGGTGTATCCGGCGGTGTGGACTCATCTGTCGCTGCCCTCTTGTTGCAACAACAGGGCCTTCGAGTTGCCGGTCTCTTTATGCAGAACTGGGCCGATGATGGCAGCGGTTTCTGTCGCGCTGAAGATGATCGCAAAGATGCCGTCGCGGTGTGCGGAAAGCTGGGAATTCCGATTCATTTCCGTGATTTCTCCAACGAGTACATGGAAGGCGTCTTCAAACATTTTCTAGACGAGTACGCCGCGGGCAGAACGCCTAACCCGGACGTGCTCTGCAATCGCGAAGTGAAATTCAAGCACTTTCTAGATGCGGCGATGGCATTGGGTGCGACGCAAATTGCCACCGGACATTACGCGCGCGTTGTGCGCGAAGACGGCCGCGCCAAGCTGGCGCGCGCGGTGGACACGAGCAAAGACCAGTCCTACTTCTTGCACCAGTTGGGAGAGGCGCAGTTGGATGTCACGCGCTTCCCGCTCGGAGAAATCGAAAAGACGCGTGTGCGCGAAATGGCTCGGGCTGCGGCACTGCCAACGGCCGCAAAGAAGGACTCGACGGGCATTTGCTTTATTGGCGAGCGTGATTTTCGGGCATTTCTTTCGAACTACTTGCCGATGCAGGATGGCGAAATCAAAGATCCCGCGGGGGTCACGCTGGGCACGCATCACGGTGTGTACTTCCACACCTTGGGACAACGTGGTGGCTTGCAGTTAGGCGGTGTGCGCGGTCGTGAACAAGCGCCTTGGTACGTGGTGGCAAAAGACGTGTCTCGAAACGTGCTGGTTGTCGACCAAGGACATGATTCCGAGTGGATGATGAGCCAGCGTGTTGAGACCGAAGCGATGCATTGGATCTCGGGCACGGCACCGGCGCGTTCTTTAGAGTGCCTTGCACAGACACGTTATCGTCAAGCCGCACAGCACTGCAGAATTGATGTGAACGACGATGGCACGGTCACTGCACATTTCGCGGAACCACAACGTGCCGTTACGCCTGGGCAATCTTTGGTCTTATATGACGGCGACCTGTGCTTGGGCGGCGCCGTGATTGCGCAAATTGATGCGCCCATTCCTCCAGCATTAGGCCATTGA
- the clpS gene encoding ATP-dependent Clp protease adapter ClpS, with amino-acid sequence MPTERQSEHEIAVQTGKPETAPPPRFAVLMMNDDFTPMDFVIDVLMRFFNMNIEVATQIMLRVHTEGSAVCGLYSRDVAETKVAQVNEYAQVHQHPLLSRVEKA; translated from the coding sequence ATGCCTACAGAACGCCAATCCGAACATGAAATTGCCGTGCAAACCGGCAAGCCCGAGACCGCGCCACCACCGCGTTTCGCCGTCTTGATGATGAACGACGACTTCACACCGATGGATTTCGTCATCGACGTGCTCATGCGCTTTTTCAACATGAACATCGAAGTCGCGACCCAAATCATGCTGCGCGTCCATACCGAAGGTTCGGCCGTGTGCGGGCTGTATTCTCGAGACGTTGCCGAAACCAAGGTGGCGCAGGTGAATGAATACGCTCAGGTGCACCAACACCCCTTGCTGTCGAGGGTGGAAAAAGCTTAG